One segment of Pangasianodon hypophthalmus isolate fPanHyp1 chromosome 10, fPanHyp1.pri, whole genome shotgun sequence DNA contains the following:
- the c10h1orf115 gene encoding required for drug-induced death protein 1: protein MSRRKLRKSKQKWENKKEDKSKIISCVEGKSVGAKCEEFSSELCVCEREPQNQQRAKSTGRKEKSSKQVHFTVLQDKYEPLEEDRASDTATEEDHREKQEKYKRFRKNFGKALRFTWKCLVAGLQSFSASYSGPLSAATTLVPEIQRTRPRA from the exons ATGTCCCGGAGGAAACTTCGTAAATCCAAACAGAAGTGGGAAAACAAAAAGGAGGACAAATCGAAAATCATCAGCTGTGTTGAGGGAAAGTCTGTGGGAGCGAAGTGTGAGGAGTTTTcctcagagctgtgtgtgtgtgagcgcgagCCGCAGAACCAGCAGCGCGCGAAGTCCACTGGCCGCAAAGAGAAATCATCCAAACAAGTGCATTTCACTGTGCTGCAGGACAAATACGAGCCTCTGGAGGAGGACAGAGCCTCGGATACAGCCACAGAAGAAGACCACAGggaaaaacaggagaaatatAAGAGGTTCAGGAAA AACTTTGGAAAAGCTCTTCGCTTCACTTGGAAGTGTCTGGTCGCTGGACTACAGAGTTTCAGCGCGTCATACTCCGGGCCTCTGAGTGCAGCTACCACGCTGGTGCCTGAGATCCAGAGGACAAGGCCCAGAGCATGA